One Gloeothece verrucosa PCC 7822 DNA window includes the following coding sequences:
- the rpsI gene encoding 30S ribosomal protein S9: MQATETRDRVVYWGTGRRKTAIARVRLIPGTGQITVNGKTGDIYFNQIADYIQGIKAPLETLGLENDYDILVKAHGGGLTGQADAVKLGVARALCQLAPENRQPLKTEGYLTRDPRAKERKKYGLHKARKAPQYSKR, from the coding sequence ATGCAAGCGACAGAAACAAGAGATAGAGTAGTCTATTGGGGAACCGGACGCCGCAAAACAGCTATCGCCAGAGTCCGTTTAATTCCTGGTACAGGGCAAATAACCGTTAATGGCAAAACCGGCGATATCTACTTCAATCAAATTGCTGACTATATTCAAGGGATCAAAGCCCCATTAGAAACTTTAGGGCTAGAAAATGACTATGATATCCTAGTCAAAGCTCACGGCGGCGGGCTGACAGGACAAGCCGATGCTGTTAAACTAGGAGTGGCTAGAGCCTTGTGCCAACTCGCTCCAGAAAATCGCCAACCCCTGAAGACAGAAGGATATTTGACCCGAGATCCTCGAGCCAAAGAGCGGAAAAAATACGGTTTACACAAAGCTCGTAAAGCTCCTCAATACTCTAAGCGTTAG
- the rplM gene encoding 50S ribosomal protein L13, which produces MNKTPLPNPETLDKKWYLIDASGQRLGRLASEIAMILRGKNKPTYTPHLDTGDFVIVINAEKVVVTGKKPQQKLYRRHSGRPGGMKLETFQKLQIRLPERIVEKAVKGMLPKNTLGRQLFTKLKVYDGPNHPHQAQKPEILTINTIPGGEK; this is translated from the coding sequence ATGAACAAAACACCCCTTCCTAATCCAGAAACATTAGACAAAAAATGGTATCTCATAGACGCATCAGGACAACGTTTAGGCCGTCTTGCGTCTGAAATTGCCATGATCTTACGGGGAAAAAACAAACCCACTTATACCCCTCATTTAGATACCGGTGACTTCGTAATTGTTATTAATGCTGAAAAAGTCGTGGTAACCGGTAAAAAACCCCAACAAAAACTTTATCGCCGTCACTCGGGCCGTCCCGGCGGAATGAAACTAGAAACCTTTCAAAAACTGCAAATTCGTTTACCCGAGAGAATTGTCGAAAAAGCTGTAAAAGGAATGTTACCGAAAAATACCCTAGGTCGCCAACTTTTTACTAAATTAAAAGTCTATGACGGACCGAATCATCCTCATCAAGCTCAAAAACCTGAAATTTTAACCATTAATACTATTCCCGGTGGAGAAAAATAA
- the truA gene encoding tRNA pseudouridine(38-40) synthase TruA, translating into MDNPHPKVEKQRVALVIQYLGTHFHGWQRQPNRRTVQEEIETAIAQVLGYPITLHGAGRTDAGVHAAAQVAHFDQMSLIPPYRWATILNSRLPDDIVVRASHKVCDTWHARFSALWRRYRYTIYTDKQPNLFVKPFSWHYYQYPLSESLMQAALEPLLGKHHLAAFHRANSARTHSWVEVQAVQCYRSGPFIHVEIQANGFLYGMVRLLMGMLIEVGNQQRSLSEFTNIWKNQRREEVKYAAPAKGLCLLRVGYPEFPFAPSVWYDTQPMFVFNPTEPSQAIPV; encoded by the coding sequence GTGGACAACCCTCACCCCAAGGTAGAAAAACAGCGAGTAGCCCTAGTCATTCAATATCTAGGGACGCATTTTCATGGGTGGCAACGCCAACCCAACCGGCGCACCGTTCAAGAAGAGATCGAAACAGCGATCGCCCAGGTTTTGGGTTACCCCATTACCTTACACGGAGCCGGAAGAACCGATGCCGGAGTCCACGCGGCAGCACAAGTAGCCCACTTTGACCAAATGAGTTTAATTCCGCCGTACCGTTGGGCAACCATCCTGAACTCTCGTTTGCCTGACGATATTGTCGTAAGAGCATCCCATAAGGTCTGTGATACCTGGCACGCTCGCTTTTCTGCCCTTTGGCGACGTTACCGTTATACCATTTACACCGACAAACAACCTAACTTGTTTGTTAAGCCCTTCAGTTGGCACTACTATCAATATCCTCTCTCTGAATCCCTGATGCAGGCAGCCTTAGAGCCATTATTAGGCAAGCACCATTTAGCGGCTTTCCATCGAGCTAATTCGGCGCGAACTCACTCTTGGGTAGAAGTTCAAGCCGTACAATGTTATCGAAGTGGGCCGTTTATTCATGTAGAGATTCAAGCCAATGGGTTTTTATATGGAATGGTACGCCTGCTCATGGGAATGTTAATCGAAGTGGGAAATCAACAACGATCCCTATCAGAGTTTACCAACATCTGGAAAAACCAGAGACGCGAAGAGGTTAAATACGCGGCTCCCGCCAAAGGGTTATGTTTATTAAGGGTAGGTTATCCGGAATTTCCCTTTGCTCCTAGCGTTTGGTATGATACTCAACCGATGTTCGTCTTTAATCCCACTGAGCCAAGCCAGGCTATCCCCGTATAG
- the rplQ gene encoding 50S ribosomal protein L17: MRHRCRVPQLSLPADQRKALLRALTTELIRHGKITTTLTRAKAVRAHAEKMITLAKDGSLAARRQAMGYIYDKQLVHKLFEKAQERYSNRNGGYTRVVRTLRRRGDNSEMAIIELV, encoded by the coding sequence ATGCGTCATCGATGTCGTGTACCTCAATTAAGCCTGCCGGCAGATCAACGCAAAGCCTTACTGCGAGCGTTGACCACAGAGCTTATTCGTCATGGTAAAATTACCACCACCCTCACCAGAGCTAAAGCCGTTCGCGCTCATGCCGAAAAAATGATTACTCTGGCTAAAGATGGTTCTCTAGCCGCTAGACGGCAAGCGATGGGCTATATCTATGATAAACAGCTAGTCCATAAGCTATTTGAAAAAGCTCAAGAACGTTATAGCAACCGCAATGGGGGATATACCCGAGTGGTGAGAACCTTGCGCCGTCGCGGAGATAACTCAGAAATGGCAATTATTGAATTGGTCTAA
- a CDS encoding DNA-directed RNA polymerase subunit alpha, whose product MAQFQIECVELKAHKNQGQYGKFILEPLDRGQGTTVGNALRRVLLSNLEGAAVTALRIAGVNHEFATISGVREDVMELILNMKEITLKSYTSQPQIGRLVATGPATVTAGQFDLPSEVEIVDPSQYVATLAEGSKLEMEFRIEKGKGYRAIERGKDDSTSLDFLQIDSVFMPVTKVNYSVEDVRVDGTSSKDRLTIEIWTNGSVNPKEALSEAAAIIVDLFSPLRDLNELEATQSDYPDEVNPESQIPIEELQLSVRAYNCLKRAQINTVADLLDYSQEDLLEIKNFGQKSAEEVIEALQKRLGITLPQEKAKT is encoded by the coding sequence GTGGCGCAGTTTCAAATTGAGTGTGTAGAATTAAAGGCTCATAAAAATCAGGGTCAGTATGGGAAATTTATCCTAGAACCTCTCGATCGCGGTCAAGGGACAACCGTAGGCAATGCCCTCAGACGAGTATTACTCTCAAACCTAGAAGGAGCCGCCGTAACAGCGCTCCGAATTGCTGGGGTAAACCACGAATTTGCGACCATCTCGGGGGTGCGGGAAGATGTGATGGAGTTGATTTTGAACATGAAAGAAATCACTCTCAAAAGTTATACCTCACAACCCCAAATCGGCCGTCTTGTGGCAACCGGACCGGCAACAGTAACCGCAGGCCAGTTTGATTTACCCTCAGAAGTAGAAATCGTCGATCCCAGTCAATATGTGGCGACTCTAGCTGAAGGGTCAAAGCTAGAAATGGAATTTCGCATTGAGAAAGGAAAAGGCTACCGAGCTATTGAGCGAGGAAAAGACGATAGCACATCCTTAGATTTTCTCCAAATCGATTCGGTGTTCATGCCGGTAACAAAAGTTAATTATAGTGTAGAAGATGTCCGTGTAGACGGAACCAGTTCTAAAGACCGGCTAACCATAGAAATTTGGACTAACGGCAGCGTTAATCCTAAAGAGGCCTTATCAGAAGCAGCAGCAATTATTGTTGACTTGTTTAGTCCTCTGAGAGACCTCAATGAACTCGAAGCCACTCAAAGCGATTACCCAGATGAAGTTAATCCCGAAAGCCAAATTCCCATCGAGGAACTACAGCTATCGGTACGAGCTTACAACTGTCTAAAACGGGCACAAATAAATACAGTAGCAGATTTGCTCGATTATTCTCAAGAAGATCTCCTAGAGATCAAAAATTTCGGTCAAAAATCAGCCGAAGAAGTGATCGAAGCTCTGCAAAAACGCCTGGGCATTACCTTACCCCAGGAAAAAGCAAAAACCTAA
- the rpsK gene encoding 30S ribosomal protein S11, with translation MARPTKKGGAKKQKKNVPNGIAHIQSTFNNTIVTIADTKGDVISWASAGSSGFKGAKKGTPFAAQTAADNAARRAMEQGMRQIEVMVSGPGAGRETAIRALQGAGLEITLIRDVTPIPHNGCRPPKRRRV, from the coding sequence ATGGCGCGACCAACAAAAAAAGGCGGTGCTAAAAAACAAAAAAAGAACGTTCCTAACGGCATCGCTCACATTCAATCCACTTTCAACAATACCATTGTCACCATCGCTGACACCAAAGGAGACGTAATCTCCTGGGCCTCAGCCGGTTCGAGTGGATTTAAAGGAGCCAAAAAAGGAACACCCTTTGCCGCGCAAACGGCAGCAGACAATGCAGCCCGTAGAGCAATGGAACAGGGAATGCGTCAGATAGAAGTAATGGTCAGTGGGCCCGGTGCCGGCCGAGAAACAGCGATTCGCGCCTTACAGGGGGCCGGATTAGAAATTACTTTGATTAGAGACGTAACCCCAATTCCTCACAATGGCTGCCGTCCGCCCAAAAGACGTAGAGTTTAA
- the rpsM gene encoding 30S ribosomal protein S13 — protein MARIAGVDLPRDKRVEIALTYLYGIGLSRSQEILAETGVNPDTRVKDLSDEDTAALRAYIETNYQIEGDLRRLESMNIKRLVDIGTYRGRRHRQGLPVRGQRTRTNARTRRGRRLTVAGKKKAPSKK, from the coding sequence GTGGCAAGGATAGCTGGTGTAGACCTACCCCGAGATAAGCGCGTGGAAATTGCGCTGACTTATCTGTACGGGATTGGTTTATCTCGTTCACAAGAAATATTAGCAGAAACAGGAGTTAATCCTGACACAAGAGTTAAAGATCTTAGCGACGAAGACACAGCCGCTCTGAGAGCTTACATTGAGACCAATTATCAAATCGAAGGGGATTTGAGACGCTTGGAATCAATGAACATCAAGCGCCTAGTCGATATCGGCACTTACCGAGGTCGTCGTCATCGCCAAGGCCTACCCGTGAGAGGGCAGCGAACCCGGACGAATGCTCGAACTCGTCGTGGCAGACGTTTAACCGTAGCCGGTAAGAAAAAAGCTCCGAGCAAAAAATAA
- the rpmJ gene encoding 50S ribosomal protein L36, whose protein sequence is MKVRPSVKKMCEKCRVIRRRGRVMVICSNPKHKQRQG, encoded by the coding sequence ATGAAAGTTAGACCATCTGTCAAAAAAATGTGTGAAAAGTGTCGCGTCATCCGTCGTCGCGGCCGAGTGATGGTGATTTGTTCTAACCCCAAGCATAAACAACGTCAAGGCTAG
- the infA gene encoding translation initiation factor IF-1: MAKQDLIEMEGTVTESLPNAMFRVDLDNGFNVLAHISGKIRRNYIKILPGDRVKVELTPYDLTKGRITYRLKNKR; encoded by the coding sequence TTGGCCAAACAAGACCTAATTGAAATGGAAGGTACAGTAACCGAGTCCCTTCCCAATGCTATGTTTAGAGTTGATCTCGACAACGGGTTCAACGTTTTAGCCCATATTTCCGGCAAAATAAGACGAAATTACATCAAAATTTTGCCAGGAGACCGGGTAAAAGTCGAATTAACTCCCTACGACTTAACTAAAGGGAGAATCACTTATCGTCTCAAAAATAAAAGATAA
- a CDS encoding adenylate kinase, translating into MTKPTGLIFLGPPGSGKGTQGEILADSLQIPHISTGEILRQAITQSTPLGLKAKIYMDKGELVPDELLLNLIEDRLSQPDAKKGWILDGFPRTVVQASFLEHLLEQGNQFLVWVVNLEVPEDILIERLLGRGRQDDTESIIRHRLEVYHAQTAPLIDYYSQRGNLSSINGNRSPEEVSISLKKILAA; encoded by the coding sequence ATGACCAAACCGACAGGATTAATTTTCTTAGGACCACCCGGCTCAGGAAAAGGCACTCAGGGGGAAATTTTAGCGGATTCTCTCCAAATTCCCCATATTTCTACAGGAGAAATTTTAAGACAAGCCATCACTCAAAGCACTCCTTTAGGACTTAAAGCTAAAATTTATATGGACAAAGGAGAATTGGTGCCTGATGAATTGCTGTTAAATTTAATTGAAGACCGTCTGAGCCAACCGGATGCCAAAAAAGGATGGATTTTAGATGGATTCCCTCGAACGGTTGTCCAAGCGAGTTTTTTAGAGCATTTACTTGAACAAGGCAACCAATTCTTGGTCTGGGTGGTTAATTTGGAAGTTCCCGAAGACATTTTAATTGAACGTCTTTTGGGACGAGGACGACAAGATGACACAGAATCGATCATTCGTCACCGCCTAGAAGTCTACCATGCACAAACTGCTCCCTTGATTGATTATTACAGTCAACGGGGAAATCTAAGTTCAATTAATGGCAATCGTTCCCCTGAAGAAGTGAGTATTTCTCTCAAAAAAATTCTAGCTGCTTAA
- the secY gene encoding preprotein translocase subunit SecY — MVVSRDKTPTAQETFMQMAQAAGLRGRLLVTVGLLILVRFGIFVPVPGLDRAKFADFIQNSPALGILDIFTGGGLSTLGIFALGILPFINASIIMQLLTAAIPSLEDLQKNEGEAGRRKISQISRYVALGWAIIQSFGITLGLLVQNGVIAGSPIPILETVLALTAGSMFVMWISELITERGIGNGASLLIFVNIVAVLPKTLGNTIDYAQTGGRQAVAQVVILLLVFLIMIIGIVFVQEGTRRIPIISARRQVGRRLYRERTSYLPLRLNQGGVMPIIFASAVLILPYQLARSVSGEGTFSQILIRIVNYLQPGSWIYVLFYSLLIFFFSFFYASLIVNPKDMSQNLKKMGASIPGIRPGTATSNYLEGVLNRLTFLGAIFLSIVATVPTLVEGATGVTTFQGLGATSLLILVGVAIDTAKQIQTYVISQRYEGMVKQ, encoded by the coding sequence ATGGTCGTCAGTCGAGATAAAACACCTACGGCTCAAGAAACTTTTATGCAAATGGCTCAAGCGGCTGGTCTGCGAGGACGGCTGCTTGTTACCGTTGGGCTTTTAATTTTAGTTCGCTTTGGTATTTTTGTTCCGGTACCGGGATTAGACCGGGCTAAATTTGCTGATTTTATTCAAAATAGTCCAGCCCTGGGCATTTTGGATATTTTTACAGGAGGCGGTCTGTCCACCCTGGGAATTTTTGCCTTGGGAATTCTTCCCTTTATTAACGCCTCCATCATTATGCAGTTGCTCACGGCGGCTATTCCTTCTTTAGAAGACCTGCAAAAGAATGAAGGAGAAGCTGGACGGCGTAAAATATCGCAAATTAGCCGCTATGTGGCTCTAGGTTGGGCAATTATTCAAAGTTTTGGCATAACGCTAGGGTTACTCGTGCAAAACGGAGTAATCGCCGGCAGCCCGATCCCAATTCTAGAAACCGTATTGGCTTTAACAGCCGGCTCAATGTTCGTGATGTGGATATCAGAGTTAATCACAGAACGAGGCATTGGCAATGGAGCTTCTTTACTTATCTTCGTTAATATTGTCGCTGTTTTACCAAAAACTTTAGGAAACACCATTGATTATGCTCAAACTGGAGGCCGCCAAGCAGTCGCTCAAGTGGTGATTCTTCTGCTAGTCTTTCTGATCATGATTATCGGCATTGTCTTCGTTCAAGAAGGCACTCGTCGTATTCCTATTATTTCAGCCCGTCGTCAAGTGGGCAGAAGACTCTATCGAGAAAGAACTAGCTATTTGCCTTTACGACTCAATCAGGGTGGAGTTATGCCGATTATTTTTGCTTCGGCAGTGTTGATTTTGCCCTATCAGTTGGCGCGTTCAGTTTCTGGAGAAGGAACTTTTAGTCAAATTCTCATCCGGATTGTGAATTATCTTCAACCCGGAAGTTGGATTTATGTGCTTTTTTATTCGCTACTAATTTTCTTCTTCAGCTTTTTCTATGCTTCTTTGATTGTTAATCCGAAAGATATGTCCCAAAATCTCAAGAAAATGGGGGCAAGTATTCCCGGGATTCGTCCAGGAACAGCAACCAGCAATTATCTTGAAGGGGTATTAAACCGCTTAACTTTCTTAGGGGCTATCTTTTTGAGCATTGTGGCAACCGTGCCTACTCTCGTGGAAGGAGCAACAGGTGTGACGACCTTCCAAGGTCTCGGGGCTACTTCCTTACTCATTCTCGTTGGGGTGGCTATTGATACGGCTAAACAAATTCAAACTTATGTTATTTCCCAACGCTATGAGGGAATGGTGAAACAATAA
- the rplO gene encoding 50S ribosomal protein L15, producing MKLHELSPQKGATKRRRRVGRGISAGQGASAGLGMRGQKSRSGTGTRPGFEGGQMPLYRRVPKLKHFPIVNRREYTIINVGKLAGLAANSEVSLESLMEAGIITSNDGPLKVLGHGELTIPLTIKAAAFSSGAKEKIEAAGGSWALLNAPSTDSVAP from the coding sequence ATGAAATTACACGAGCTTTCGCCTCAAAAAGGGGCTACTAAACGTCGCCGTCGCGTTGGGCGGGGAATTTCTGCCGGACAGGGGGCTAGTGCGGGTTTAGGGATGCGGGGACAAAAATCTCGCTCGGGAACTGGGACTAGGCCTGGGTTTGAAGGTGGACAAATGCCTTTGTATCGCCGTGTGCCTAAGTTAAAGCATTTTCCTATTGTTAATCGTCGTGAATATACCATCATTAATGTGGGGAAATTGGCGGGTCTGGCGGCTAATTCTGAAGTGAGTTTAGAGAGTTTGATGGAGGCGGGAATTATTACCAGTAATGATGGACCGCTTAAGGTGCTGGGACATGGCGAGTTAACTATTCCTCTGACCATTAAAGCGGCGGCTTTTAGCAGTGGGGCTAAAGAGAAAATTGAAGCGGCTGGTGGGTCTTGGGCACTCTTAAATGCTCCGTCAACTGACTCAGTTGCTCCCTAA
- the rpsE gene encoding 30S ribosomal protein S5, with product MAKRRKSSRTKEKETNWQERVIQIRRVSKVVKGGKKLSFRAIVVVGNETGQVGVGVGKAGDVIGAVRKGVADGKKQLIEVPLTKASSIPHLTNGASGGASVIMRPAAPGTGVIAGGAVRTVLELAGVKNILAKQLGSDNPLNNARAAINALETLRTFSEVAKERDLPIEHIYS from the coding sequence ATGGCAAAACGTCGTAAAAGTAGCCGAACCAAGGAAAAAGAAACTAACTGGCAAGAACGGGTGATCCAAATCCGCCGCGTCAGTAAAGTGGTTAAAGGCGGTAAAAAATTGAGCTTCCGCGCTATTGTGGTGGTGGGTAATGAAACTGGACAAGTGGGTGTCGGGGTCGGTAAAGCGGGTGATGTTATTGGGGCCGTCCGTAAAGGGGTCGCCGATGGCAAAAAACAATTGATCGAAGTGCCTCTGACTAAAGCGAGTTCTATCCCTCATCTGACTAATGGAGCCTCCGGAGGAGCTAGTGTGATTATGCGTCCTGCGGCTCCTGGAACTGGGGTAATTGCGGGGGGAGCAGTGCGAACTGTGCTGGAGTTGGCCGGGGTGAAGAATATTCTGGCTAAACAGTTGGGATCTGATAACCCCCTCAATAATGCTAGAGCCGCCATTAATGCCCTAGAAACGCTGCGGACCTTTTCGGAAGTGGCTAAGGAAAGAGACCTTCCTATCGAACATATTTACAGCTAA
- the rplR gene encoding 50S ribosomal protein L18: MKRTRKESVQRRHRRIRRTVEGSPERPRLAVFRSNKHIYAQVIDDAAQHTLVAASSLDKELKTELESGGNCDASVAVGKLVAQRALAKGISAVVFDRGGNLYHGRVKALAEAAREAGLDF; this comes from the coding sequence ATGAAACGTACACGCAAAGAATCAGTACAGCGCCGTCATCGTCGTATCCGGCGAACGGTAGAAGGCAGCCCAGAACGTCCTCGTTTAGCGGTTTTTCGCTCCAACAAGCATATTTATGCTCAAGTGATCGACGATGCGGCTCAGCATACTTTAGTGGCTGCCTCTAGTTTAGATAAAGAACTTAAAACCGAACTCGAATCGGGTGGCAATTGTGACGCTTCGGTGGCAGTGGGTAAGTTGGTGGCTCAACGCGCTCTCGCTAAAGGGATTTCTGCGGTGGTTTTTGACCGGGGTGGGAATCTTTATCATGGGCGCGTTAAGGCTCTGGCCGAAGCGGCTCGAGAAGCCGGATTGGATTTCTAA
- the rplF gene encoding 50S ribosomal protein L6, producing MSRIGKRPIEIPNKVTVNIEGSHVAVKGPKGELERTLPSMVNVELTDNTLRVVRTDDSRVARQRHGLCRTLVFNMVEGVSNGFEKRLEIQGVGYRAAAAGSKLTLNVGYSKPVEMDMPQGITVAVEKNTEITISGIDKEIVGNIAAKIRAVRPPEPYKGKGIRYKGELVRRKAGKTGKK from the coding sequence ATGTCTCGTATTGGCAAACGCCCCATAGAAATTCCTAATAAAGTAACGGTAAATATTGAAGGCTCTCATGTGGCGGTTAAAGGCCCCAAAGGAGAGCTAGAAAGAACTTTGCCGAGTATGGTCAATGTTGAACTTACGGACAACACTTTGCGGGTTGTGCGTACTGATGACTCGCGTGTGGCCCGTCAACGTCACGGATTATGCCGCACCCTGGTTTTTAATATGGTAGAAGGGGTTTCCAATGGCTTTGAAAAACGCCTGGAAATTCAAGGGGTGGGCTACCGGGCCGCCGCCGCCGGCAGCAAGCTGACCCTGAATGTGGGCTATAGTAAGCCCGTAGAAATGGATATGCCCCAAGGAATTACTGTCGCTGTGGAAAAAAATACGGAAATTACTATTAGCGGCATTGATAAAGAAATCGTGGGTAATATTGCGGCAAAAATCCGCGCTGTGCGTCCTCCCGAACCCTATAAAGGCAAAGGAATTCGCTATAAAGGTGAACTGGTTAGACGTAAAGCAGGTAAGACAGGTAAGAAATAA
- the rpsH gene encoding 30S ribosomal protein S8 has translation MASNDTIADMLTRIRNACAVRHPTTKVPTTKMTRSIALVLKQEGFIEDFSEAGEGVAKHLLISLKYKDKNRQPIITTLKRVSKPGLRVYAPCKDLPRVLGGIGIAIVSTSKGIMTDREARRQGIGGEVLCYIW, from the coding sequence ATGGCTTCTAACGACACAATTGCTGATATGCTCACTCGCATCCGCAACGCCTGTGCGGTGCGACACCCCACCACCAAAGTGCCTACCACGAAAATGACCCGCAGCATAGCCCTAGTTCTCAAACAAGAAGGGTTTATTGAGGACTTTTCTGAAGCCGGCGAAGGCGTGGCTAAGCATTTACTGATTTCTTTGAAATATAAAGACAAAAATCGCCAACCGATTATCACTACTTTAAAACGTGTGAGCAAACCCGGATTGCGCGTTTATGCCCCTTGTAAAGACCTGCCTCGTGTGCTAGGCGGCATTGGCATCGCCATTGTTTCTACCTCTAAAGGGATTATGACAGACCGAGAAGCCCGCCGCCAGGGCATTGGTGGTGAAGTTCTCTGCTACATTTGGTAG
- the rplE gene encoding 50S ribosomal protein L5, which translates to MSGRLKKVYQETIVPKLTEQFGYKNIHQVPKVIKVTVNRGLGEASQNAKALESSINELSIITGQKPVVTRAKKAIAGFKIRKGMPVGVMVTLRQERMYAFLDRLINLALPRIRDFRGISGNSFDGRGNYSLGIREQLIFPEIDYDKIEQIRGMDISIITTARTDEEGRALLTEMGMPFRK; encoded by the coding sequence ATGAGCGGAAGACTAAAAAAGGTATATCAAGAAACCATTGTTCCTAAACTGACAGAACAATTTGGTTACAAGAATATCCATCAAGTGCCTAAAGTTATTAAAGTCACGGTTAACCGAGGACTCGGCGAAGCTTCTCAAAATGCTAAGGCCCTAGAATCGTCTATTAATGAACTGTCGATTATTACAGGACAAAAACCTGTGGTAACCCGAGCCAAAAAAGCGATCGCTGGTTTTAAAATCCGTAAGGGAATGCCGGTGGGCGTAATGGTGACGCTACGTCAAGAGCGAATGTACGCTTTTCTAGACCGCTTAATTAATTTGGCACTGCCTCGCATTCGAGATTTTCGCGGCATTAGTGGTAACAGTTTTGACGGGCGTGGAAACTATAGTCTAGGCATTCGAGAACAGTTGATTTTTCCCGAAATTGACTACGATAAAATCGAGCAAATTCGCGGGATGGATATCTCAATTATTACCACCGCCCGCACCGATGAAGAAGGCCGCGCCCTGCTCACAGAAATGGGGATGCCTTTCCGTAAGTAA
- the rplX gene encoding 50S ribosomal protein L24: protein MVKAFKKKKIADNAGTMHVKKGDTVQVISGRDKGKVGEVIKALPKLSKVIVQGVNVRTKHVKPTQEGESGQISTFEAPIHSSNVMLYSTKEKVASRIGYTFTEDGRKVRMLKKTGEIIDQ from the coding sequence ATGGTTAAAGCCTTTAAAAAGAAAAAAATCGCCGACAACGCCGGCACAATGCACGTCAAAAAAGGCGATACCGTTCAGGTGATTTCAGGACGCGATAAAGGAAAAGTCGGAGAAGTCATTAAGGCGTTGCCCAAATTAAGTAAAGTGATTGTTCAAGGGGTTAATGTCAGAACTAAGCACGTTAAACCCACTCAAGAAGGAGAATCTGGGCAGATTAGTACCTTTGAAGCCCCGATTCATAGTTCTAATGTGATGCTCTATTCCACAAAGGAAAAAGTCGCCAGCCGCATTGGCTATACTTTTACCGAAGATGGCCGCAAAGTGCGAATGCTGAAAAAAACTGGCGAAATCATTGATCAATAA
- the rplN gene encoding 50S ribosomal protein L14, giving the protein MIQQQTYLNVADNSGARKLMCLRVLGTGNRRYGGIGDEIIAVVKDAIPNMPVKKSDVVKAVIVRTRHPLRRSSGMTIRFDDNAAVIINNDGNPKGTRVFGPVARELRDKNYTKIVSLAPEVL; this is encoded by the coding sequence GTGATTCAACAGCAAACCTATCTTAATGTGGCGGATAACAGTGGGGCCCGTAAACTCATGTGTTTACGTGTTCTCGGCACCGGCAATCGCCGTTACGGGGGGATCGGTGATGAAATTATCGCCGTTGTTAAAGATGCTATCCCCAATATGCCCGTCAAAAAATCCGATGTGGTTAAAGCGGTGATTGTCCGCACTCGTCATCCCCTGCGCCGCTCTAGTGGTATGACCATCCGTTTTGACGATAATGCGGCCGTGATTATTAATAATGACGGAAATCCCAAAGGTACTCGGGTTTTTGGACCTGTAGCACGGGAATTACGCGATAAAAACTACACCAAAATCGTTTCTCTGGCTCCGGAGGTACTCTAA
- the rpsQ gene encoding 30S ribosomal protein S17 yields MAVKERVGVVVSDKMDKTVVVAIENRTRHPKYRKIVVQTKKYKAHDEENQCKTGDRVRIQETRPLSKTKRWIVAEILTHVAGTKNSTSTTATTPETPETP; encoded by the coding sequence ATGGCAGTTAAAGAAAGAGTGGGAGTGGTAGTCAGCGATAAAATGGATAAAACCGTCGTAGTCGCTATAGAAAACCGCACTCGTCACCCCAAATACCGCAAAATCGTCGTGCAGACTAAAAAATATAAAGCTCACGATGAAGAAAATCAATGTAAAACCGGAGATCGGGTTCGGATTCAGGAAACTCGTCCTTTGAGCAAGACGAAACGCTGGATCGTAGCGGAAATTCTCACCCATGTGGCAGGTACTAAAAACTCCACCAGCACAACGGCTACCACCCCCGAAACCCCCGAAACTCCCTAA